A stretch of the Microcebus murinus isolate Inina chromosome 6, M.murinus_Inina_mat1.0, whole genome shotgun sequence genome encodes the following:
- the POLE2 gene encoding DNA polymerase epsilon subunit 2 isoform X2, translating into MAPERVRSRAVSAFKLRGLLLRGEAIKYLTEALQSVNELELEDKLEKIIDAVEKQPLSSNMIERSVVEAAVQECSQSVDETIEHVFNIIGAFDIPRFVYNSERKKFLPLLMTNHPAPNLFGTARDKAELFRERYTILHQRTHRHELFTPPVIGSHPEESGSKFQLKTIETLLGSTTKIGDVIILGMITQLKEGKFFLEDPTGTVQLDLSKAQFHSGLYTEACFVLAEGWFEDQVFHVNAFGFPPTEPSSTTRAYYGNTNFFGGPSNTSVKTSAKLKQLEEENKDAMFVFISDVWLDQVEVLEKLHTMFSGYSPAPPTCFILCGNFSSAPYGKNQVQALKDSLKTLADIICQYPDIHQSSRFVFVPGPEDPGFGSILPRPPLAESITNEFRQRVPFSVFTTNPCRIQYCTQEIIVFREDLVNKMCRNCVRFPSSNLAIPNHGSFPRSGFSFKVFYPSSKTVEDSKLQGF; encoded by the exons ATGGCGCCGGAGCGGGTGCGGAGCCGAGCCGTCTCCGCCTTCAAGCTGCGGGGCTTGCTGCTCCGGGG TGAAGCTATTAAGTACCTCACAGAAGCTCTTCAATCCGTCAATGAACTAGAGCTTGAAGATAAACTGGAAAAGATTATCGATGCAGTTGAAAAGCAACCCT TGTCATCAAACATGATTGAACGATCTGTAGTAGAAGCAGCAGTCCAGGAATGCAGTCAGTCAGTTGATGAAACTAT AGAACATGTTTTCAATATCATAGGAGCATTTGATATTCCACGCTTTGTGtacaattcagaaagaaaaaaatttcttcc TCTGTTAATGACCAACCACCCAGCACCAAATTTATTTGGAACAGCAAGAGATAAAGCAGAGCTGTTTCGTGAACGATACACCATTTTGCACCAG aggACTCACAGGCATGAATTATTTACTCCTCCAGTGATAGGCTCTCACCCTGAAGAAAGCGGAAGCAAATTCCAG cttaaaacaatagaaacctTATTGGGTAGTACAACCAAAATTGGAGATGTGATTATTCTTGGAATGATAACCCAGTTAAAAGAG ggaAAATTTTTTCTGGAAGATCCTACTGGAACGGTACAACTAGATCTTAGTAAAGCT CAGTTCCATAGTGGGTTATACACAGAGGCATGCTTTGTCTTAGCAGAAG gctggtTTGAAGATCAAGTGTTTCATGTCAATGCCTTTGGATTTCCACCCACTGAGCCCTCCAGTACTACGag GGCATACTATGGAAATACTAATTTTTTTGGAGGGCCTTCTAATACATCTGTGAAGACTTCTGCAAAACTAAAACAACTGGAAGAGGAGAATAAAGATGCTATGTTTGTGTTTATATCTGATGTTTGGTTGGACCAGGTAGAAGTATTGGAAAAACTTCACACAATGTTTTCtg GCTATTCACCAGCACCTCCCACCTGCTTTATTCTGTGTGGCAATTTTTCATCTGCACCATATGGAAAAAATCAAGTTCAAGCTTTAAAAG attctCTAAAAACTTTGGCAGACATAATATGTCAATACCCAGATATTCATCAAAG TAGTCGTTTTGTGTTTGTACCTGGTCCAGAGGATCCTGGATTTGGTTCTATCTTACCAAG GCCACCACTTGCTGAAAGCATCACTAATGAATTCAGACAAAGGGTACCATTTTCAGTTTTTACTACTAATCCTTGCAG aattcAGTATTGTACACAAGAAATTATTGTCTTTCGTGAAGACTTAGTGAATAAAATGTGCAGGAACTGTGTCCGTTTTCCTAGTAGCAATTTGGCTATTCCTAATCAT GGTTCTTTTCCAAGAAGTGGATTTTCATTCAAAGTTTTTTATCCTTCCAGTAAGACAGTAGAAGATAG
- the POLE2 gene encoding DNA polymerase epsilon subunit 2 isoform X1: protein MAPERVRSRAVSAFKLRGLLLRGEAIKYLTEALQSVNELELEDKLEKIIDAVEKQPLSSNMIERSVVEAAVQECSQSVDETIEHVFNIIGAFDIPRFVYNSERKKFLPLLMTNHPAPNLFGTARDKAELFRERYTILHQRTHRHELFTPPVIGSHPEESGSKFQLKTIETLLGSTTKIGDVIILGMITQLKEGKFFLEDPTGTVQLDLSKAQFHSGLYTEACFVLAEGWFEDQVFHVNAFGFPPTEPSSTTRAYYGNTNFFGGPSNTSVKTSAKLKQLEEENKDAMFVFISDVWLDQVEVLEKLHTMFSGYSPAPPTCFILCGNFSSAPYGKNQVQALKDSLKTLADIICQYPDIHQSSRFVFVPGPEDPGFGSILPRPPLAESITNEFRQRVPFSVFTTNPCRIQYCTQEIIVFREDLVNKMCRNCVRFPSSNLAIPNHFIKTILSQGHLTPLPLYVCPVYWAYDYALRVYPVPDLLVIADKYDPFTMTNTECLCINPGSFPRSGFSFKVFYPSSKTVEDSKLQGF from the exons ATGGCGCCGGAGCGGGTGCGGAGCCGAGCCGTCTCCGCCTTCAAGCTGCGGGGCTTGCTGCTCCGGGG TGAAGCTATTAAGTACCTCACAGAAGCTCTTCAATCCGTCAATGAACTAGAGCTTGAAGATAAACTGGAAAAGATTATCGATGCAGTTGAAAAGCAACCCT TGTCATCAAACATGATTGAACGATCTGTAGTAGAAGCAGCAGTCCAGGAATGCAGTCAGTCAGTTGATGAAACTAT AGAACATGTTTTCAATATCATAGGAGCATTTGATATTCCACGCTTTGTGtacaattcagaaagaaaaaaatttcttcc TCTGTTAATGACCAACCACCCAGCACCAAATTTATTTGGAACAGCAAGAGATAAAGCAGAGCTGTTTCGTGAACGATACACCATTTTGCACCAG aggACTCACAGGCATGAATTATTTACTCCTCCAGTGATAGGCTCTCACCCTGAAGAAAGCGGAAGCAAATTCCAG cttaaaacaatagaaacctTATTGGGTAGTACAACCAAAATTGGAGATGTGATTATTCTTGGAATGATAACCCAGTTAAAAGAG ggaAAATTTTTTCTGGAAGATCCTACTGGAACGGTACAACTAGATCTTAGTAAAGCT CAGTTCCATAGTGGGTTATACACAGAGGCATGCTTTGTCTTAGCAGAAG gctggtTTGAAGATCAAGTGTTTCATGTCAATGCCTTTGGATTTCCACCCACTGAGCCCTCCAGTACTACGag GGCATACTATGGAAATACTAATTTTTTTGGAGGGCCTTCTAATACATCTGTGAAGACTTCTGCAAAACTAAAACAACTGGAAGAGGAGAATAAAGATGCTATGTTTGTGTTTATATCTGATGTTTGGTTGGACCAGGTAGAAGTATTGGAAAAACTTCACACAATGTTTTCtg GCTATTCACCAGCACCTCCCACCTGCTTTATTCTGTGTGGCAATTTTTCATCTGCACCATATGGAAAAAATCAAGTTCAAGCTTTAAAAG attctCTAAAAACTTTGGCAGACATAATATGTCAATACCCAGATATTCATCAAAG TAGTCGTTTTGTGTTTGTACCTGGTCCAGAGGATCCTGGATTTGGTTCTATCTTACCAAG GCCACCACTTGCTGAAAGCATCACTAATGAATTCAGACAAAGGGTACCATTTTCAGTTTTTACTACTAATCCTTGCAG aattcAGTATTGTACACAAGAAATTATTGTCTTTCGTGAAGACTTAGTGAATAAAATGTGCAGGAACTGTGTCCGTTTTCCTAGTAGCAATTTGGCTATTCCTAATCAT TTTATAAAGACTATTTTATCCCAAGGACATCTGACTCCTTTACCTCTTTATGTCTGCCCAGTGTATTGGGCATATGACTATGCTTTGAGAGTGTATCCTGTGCCTGATCTACTTGTCATTGCAGATAAATATGATCCTTTCACCATGACTAATACTGAATGCCTCTGCATAAACCCT GGTTCTTTTCCAAGAAGTGGATTTTCATTCAAAGTTTTTTATCCTTCCAGTAAGACAGTAGAAGATAG